The following proteins are encoded in a genomic region of Pseudodesulfovibrio mercurii:
- the rpsQ gene encoding 30S ribosomal protein S17, with protein MAEFKYQGNKRLLTGLVISDKADKTIVVRVETLVKHPLLKKYIRRRKKFMAHDPANDCGVGDTVQIVESRPMSKRKRWHLVKILEKAV; from the coding sequence ATGGCTGAGTTCAAATACCAAGGCAACAAGCGGTTGCTGACCGGACTGGTCATCTCCGACAAGGCCGACAAGACCATCGTCGTCCGCGTCGAGACCCTGGTGAAGCATCCGCTGCTGAAGAAGTACATCCGTCGCCGCAAGAAGTTCATGGCCCACGATCCGGCCAACGACTGCGGTGTCGGCGATACGGTGCAGATTGTCGAGTCGAGACCCATGTCCAAGCGCAAGCGCTGGCACCTGGTGAAGATTCTCGAAAAGGCCGTGTAG
- the rplW gene encoding 50S ribosomal protein L23 has translation MDYSKVLLKPVVSEKANEAKEQSNHVSFYVHPDSNKIEVKKAVEAAFDVKVESVNIVAKKAAPRKRMGRLTGGRVPGYKKAYVKLAAGDKIEIFEGV, from the coding sequence ATGGATTATTCGAAAGTCCTGCTCAAGCCCGTGGTCTCCGAGAAGGCCAACGAGGCCAAGGAGCAATCCAATCACGTCTCTTTTTACGTCCACCCCGACTCCAACAAGATCGAGGTGAAGAAGGCCGTTGAGGCAGCCTTCGACGTCAAAGTCGAGTCCGTGAATATCGTGGCCAAGAAAGCCGCGCCGCGCAAGCGCATGGGCCGCCTGACCGGTGGACGCGTCCCCGGGTACAAGAAGGCCTACGTCAAGCTTGCCGCCGGCGATAAAATCGAAATCTTCGAAGGAGTGTAA
- the rplF gene encoding 50S ribosomal protein L6 produces the protein MSRIGKNPIVIPSGVEVSVGASEIQVKGPKGSLNTPVDSSVEYKIEDGKVYVSRVDDSRRSRDQHGLRRTLLANCVDGVTKGFTKTLEVIGVGYKVSVQGKKVVLAVGYSHPVEFDLPAGLEAKVEGAKLTIEGIDKQLVGEIAAQIRRVRPPEPYKGKGIKYLDEVIRRKAGKSGSK, from the coding sequence ATGTCTCGTATAGGAAAGAATCCCATCGTCATCCCTTCGGGTGTCGAGGTGTCAGTCGGAGCCTCCGAAATCCAGGTCAAGGGTCCCAAGGGGTCCTTGAATACTCCGGTCGATTCGTCCGTTGAGTACAAGATCGAGGATGGCAAGGTGTACGTTTCCCGCGTGGATGATTCCCGCCGCTCCCGCGATCAGCACGGTCTTCGTCGGACCCTGCTGGCCAACTGCGTGGACGGTGTGACCAAGGGCTTCACCAAGACCCTGGAAGTCATCGGCGTCGGTTACAAGGTGTCCGTGCAGGGCAAGAAAGTCGTTCTGGCCGTCGGGTATTCCCACCCGGTGGAGTTCGACCTGCCCGCCGGCCTGGAGGCCAAGGTGGAAGGCGCCAAGCTGACCATCGAGGGCATCGACAAGCAGCTTGTCGGTGAAATTGCGGCCCAGATTCGTCGTGTGCGTCCGCCGGAACCCTACAAGGGCAAGGGCATCAAGTACCTCGACGAAGTCATTCGCCGCAAGGCCGGTAAGTCCGGCTCCAAGTAG
- the rplD gene encoding 50S ribosomal protein L4, which yields MAKIQVVDQNNTKVGDFELAPEVFEVEIMPEILNQVVRAQRASQRQGTHATKNRALKAGGGRKPWRQKGTGRARAGSSNSPLWRGGAAAFGPQPRDYTFKVNKKVRKLALKMALSSRVSEAKMTVVSSIDLPEIKTKAFAEVAKNLGLNKTLIVAKDADPKLTMSARNMPHIKVIEADKLNVYDVLLYPELVMLESAAQDVQERLK from the coding sequence ATGGCAAAAATTCAAGTTGTAGATCAGAATAACACGAAGGTGGGCGATTTCGAACTGGCCCCCGAGGTTTTCGAGGTGGAGATCATGCCCGAAATCCTCAACCAGGTCGTCCGCGCCCAGCGTGCCTCTCAGCGTCAGGGCACCCACGCCACCAAGAACCGCGCCCTCAAGGCCGGCGGCGGTCGCAAGCCGTGGCGCCAGAAGGGCACCGGCCGCGCCCGTGCCGGTTCCAGCAATTCGCCCCTGTGGCGTGGCGGCGCCGCCGCTTTCGGCCCGCAGCCCCGCGACTACACCTTCAAGGTCAACAAGAAGGTGCGCAAGCTGGCCCTGAAGATGGCCCTGTCCTCCCGCGTCTCCGAAGCGAAGATGACGGTGGTCAGCTCCATCGATCTCCCCGAGATCAAGACCAAGGCCTTTGCCGAAGTCGCCAAGAACCTCGGCCTGAACAAAACTCTGATCGTCGCCAAAGACGCCGATCCGAAGCTGACCATGTCCGCGCGCAACATGCCGCACATCAAGGTCATCGAGGCCGACAAGCTGAATGTTTACGACGTGCTGCTGTACCCCGAGCTGGTCATGCTCGAGTCCGCCGCCCAAGACGTTCAAGAGAGGTTGAAGTAA
- the rpsH gene encoding 30S ribosomal protein S8 — translation MAVVDPVADMLTRIRNAYGAYHTDVVVPASKMKSSIAGILKEEGYIADYAVEDRDISITLKYAEGKPLITGLKKVSKPGRRVYVGASDIPRVQNGIGICIVSTSKGLLEGAKAKEANVGGELLCEIW, via the coding sequence ATGGCTGTTGTTGATCCTGTAGCCGACATGTTGACCCGCATCCGGAATGCGTATGGCGCCTATCACACCGATGTCGTCGTGCCGGCTTCCAAGATGAAGTCTTCCATCGCGGGTATCCTGAAGGAAGAAGGTTATATCGCCGACTACGCTGTCGAGGACAGGGACATCAGTATTACCCTCAAGTACGCCGAAGGCAAACCGCTTATCACTGGCCTGAAGAAGGTCAGCAAGCCCGGTCGCCGTGTGTACGTTGGTGCTTCTGATATCCCCCGCGTCCAGAACGGCATCGGTATTTGTATCGTGTCCACCTCCAAGGGGCTGCTCGAGGGCGCCAAGGCCAAAGAGGCCAACGTCGGCGGCGAGCTCCTCTGCGAAATCTGGTAA
- the rpsS gene encoding 30S ribosomal protein S19 translates to MPRSLKKGPFLDGHLIKKIQVAAENQDRRVIKTWSRRSTIVPEMVGMTFAVHNGRKFIPVFVTENMVGHKLGEFSPTRTYFGHVADKKK, encoded by the coding sequence ATGCCTAGATCGCTTAAGAAGGGTCCGTTCCTGGACGGTCACCTGATCAAGAAAATCCAAGTGGCCGCCGAGAATCAGGACCGCCGCGTGATCAAGACCTGGTCCCGCCGTTCCACGATCGTCCCCGAGATGGTCGGCATGACCTTCGCCGTCCACAACGGCCGGAAGTTCATCCCCGTGTTCGTGACCGAAAACATGGTCGGTCACAAGCTCGGTGAGTTCTCCCCGACCCGCACCTACTTCGGCCACGTCGCCGACAAGAAGAAGTAG
- the rplX gene encoding 50S ribosomal protein L24, which yields MQTKIRKDDKVMVIAGKDKGKVGKVLKILKKQDKVLVEKVNMVQRHTKANPYAQQPGGIIEKEAPIHVSNVAIVCDACTKPTRVGYKKTEDGKKVRFCKKCNETFK from the coding sequence ATGCAGACTAAAATTCGCAAAGACGACAAGGTCATGGTCATCGCCGGGAAGGACAAGGGAAAGGTCGGCAAGGTCTTGAAGATCCTCAAGAAGCAGGACAAGGTCCTGGTCGAGAAGGTGAACATGGTCCAGCGCCATACCAAGGCCAACCCGTACGCCCAGCAGCCCGGTGGCATTATCGAGAAGGAAGCCCCTATCCATGTATCCAATGTGGCTATTGTGTGCGACGCCTGCACCAAGCCCACGCGGGTAGGGTACAAGAAGACTGAAGACGGCAAGAAGGTGCGCTTCTGCAAGAAGTGCAACGAGACCTTCAAATAG
- the rplC gene encoding 50S ribosomal protein L3 has protein sequence MAKTLGLLGRKLGMTRIFKSDGTICPVTVIEAGPCAVMQIKTTDKEGYNALQLGYDTVPERKVNKPMKGHMAKAGDALYRHLKEFPLEVVDGYELGQEITVDIFAAGEKVKVTGTSKGKGFQGVMKRHNFNGSRASHGAEKVHRVPGSVGNATYPGRVWKGKRMAGHMGSERVTLSNVEIVDVRPEDNVLLVKGQVPGPNNGLVMIRKNG, from the coding sequence ATGGCTAAGACTCTCGGATTGCTTGGCAGAAAGCTGGGCATGACCCGCATATTCAAGAGCGATGGTACCATCTGCCCCGTCACGGTTATCGAGGCGGGACCCTGCGCGGTCATGCAGATCAAGACCACGGACAAGGAAGGTTACAACGCCCTGCAGCTCGGTTACGATACCGTGCCCGAGCGCAAGGTGAACAAGCCCATGAAAGGCCACATGGCCAAGGCCGGCGACGCCCTGTACCGCCACCTCAAGGAATTCCCCCTGGAGGTCGTGGACGGCTACGAGCTGGGCCAGGAAATCACCGTCGACATCTTTGCCGCCGGTGAAAAGGTCAAGGTTACCGGTACCTCCAAGGGTAAAGGTTTCCAGGGCGTCATGAAGCGTCACAACTTCAATGGCTCCCGCGCTTCCCACGGTGCCGAGAAAGTGCACCGCGTGCCCGGTTCCGTCGGTAACGCGACGTACCCCGGCCGCGTCTGGAAGGGCAAGCGGATGGCCGGCCATATGGGCAGTGAGCGTGTGACCTTGAGCAACGTTGAGATCGTCGATGTCAGGCCCGAGGACAATGTCCTCCTGGTCAAGGGCCAGGTGCCCGGCCCCAACAACGGCCTCGTGATGATCCGCAAGAACGGCTAA
- the rpsC gene encoding 30S ribosomal protein S3, whose amino-acid sequence MGQKVHPYGFRLGYNKNWLSRWYSRKDYPAFVFQDDQVRKFVKKKLFQAGVSRIEIERAGGKIRLIIHTARPGIVIGRKGVEIEKLREELRSKFQTEFTIEVNEIRRPEVEAQLVAESIAQQLERRIAFRRAMKRTVGLARKFGAEGIKVACAGRLAGAEIARGEWYRDGRVPLHTLRADIDYGFAEASTTYGVIGVKVWIFKGEILDKEVQQ is encoded by the coding sequence ATGGGACAGAAAGTACATCCTTACGGTTTTCGTCTGGGGTATAACAAGAACTGGCTGTCCCGCTGGTACAGCAGAAAGGACTACCCTGCGTTCGTCTTCCAGGACGACCAGGTCCGCAAGTTCGTTAAGAAAAAACTGTTTCAGGCCGGCGTGTCCCGCATCGAGATCGAGCGGGCCGGCGGCAAGATTCGCCTGATCATCCACACCGCGCGTCCCGGTATCGTCATCGGCCGCAAGGGTGTTGAGATAGAAAAGTTGCGTGAGGAATTGCGCAGCAAGTTTCAAACCGAGTTCACCATTGAGGTCAACGAGATTCGTCGGCCTGAGGTTGAGGCTCAGCTCGTAGCTGAGAGTATTGCCCAGCAACTCGAACGCCGCATTGCCTTCCGCCGTGCCATGAAGCGCACGGTGGGCCTTGCCAGGAAATTCGGCGCCGAGGGTATCAAAGTCGCGTGTGCGGGTCGCCTTGCCGGCGCCGAAATCGCGCGCGGCGAATGGTACCGTGATGGGCGTGTGCCGCTGCACACCCTCCGTGCGGACATCGACTACGGTTTTGCCGAGGCCTCCACGACCTACGGCGTGATCGGCGTCAAGGTCTGGATCTTCAAGGGTGAGATTCTGGACAAAGAGGTACAACAGTAA
- a CDS encoding type Z 30S ribosomal protein S14 — protein sequence MAKTSLRVKASRKPKFKVRAYNRCPICGRPRAFLRRYGICRICFRNKALAGELPGVRKASW from the coding sequence GTGGCCAAGACAAGCTTACGCGTTAAGGCAAGCCGCAAACCCAAGTTCAAGGTCCGCGCTTACAATCGGTGCCCGATTTGTGGCCGTCCTCGGGCTTTCCTGAGGCGGTACGGCATCTGCCGTATCTGCTTCCGCAACAAGGCTCTCGCCGGCGAACTGCCCGGCGTCCGCAAGGCGAGCTGGTAA
- the rplP gene encoding 50S ribosomal protein L16 yields the protein MLAPKRVKFRKWQKGRLRGKAQRGNVVSFGDIGLKALEHGKITNQQIESARVAIMRHIKRGGKVWIRIFPDHPTTSKPAEVRQGKGKGAPDGWVAPVKPGRIMYEVKGVDIELAKEALKRASYKLPIKTTIVVKEGM from the coding sequence ATGCTTGCTCCAAAAAGAGTTAAATTCAGAAAATGGCAGAAAGGCCGACTCAGAGGCAAGGCCCAACGGGGTAACGTGGTGTCCTTCGGCGATATCGGGCTGAAGGCATTGGAGCACGGAAAGATCACCAATCAGCAGATTGAGTCCGCTCGTGTCGCGATCATGCGTCACATCAAGCGCGGCGGTAAGGTCTGGATCCGCATCTTCCCTGATCACCCCACCACCTCCAAGCCCGCGGAAGTCCGTCAGGGCAAGGGTAAAGGCGCTCCCGACGGTTGGGTCGCGCCGGTGAAACCGGGCCGTATCATGTACGAAGTCAAGGGCGTCGACATCGAGCTCGCCAAGGAAGCCCTCAAGCGCGCTTCCTACAAGCTCCCGATCAAGACGACCATCGTTGTCAAGGAGGGTATGTAA
- the rplR gene encoding 50S ribosomal protein L18 gives MKSKNAQRLLRKPRIRKKVSGTEARPRLVVYRSNQHLYAQLVDDVNGVTLASASTQVLNKDGETLKANKESAAKVGKAIAEAALAKQIEACVFDRNGYIYHGKIKALADGAREGGLKF, from the coding sequence ATGAAAAGCAAGAATGCACAGAGGCTTCTTCGGAAGCCTCGCATCAGGAAGAAGGTCTCCGGCACCGAAGCCCGGCCCCGCCTGGTCGTCTACCGCTCCAACCAGCATCTCTATGCTCAGTTGGTGGACGACGTGAACGGCGTGACCCTCGCCTCCGCCAGCACCCAGGTGCTGAACAAGGACGGCGAGACGCTGAAGGCCAACAAGGAATCCGCCGCCAAGGTTGGCAAGGCTATCGCCGAAGCCGCCCTGGCCAAGCAGATCGAGGCCTGCGTCTTCGACCGGAACGGATATATCTATCACGGCAAGATCAAAGCCCTTGCCGACGGCGCCCGTGAAGGCGGGCTGAAATTCTAG
- the rplE gene encoding 50S ribosomal protein L5 → MTRLEKLYNEKVVPELQKEYGYTSSMEIPKMVKISLNIGLGAASQNSKLIEAAADELTAIAGQKAVVTLAKKSIAQFKLREGQPVGCRVTLRDDLMWDFYDKLVSFALPRVRDFRGVPDRGFDGRGNFTLGIKEHTIFPELDIDRVELVKGMNVTVTTTAKTDKEGKTLLDLLGMPFKK, encoded by the coding sequence ATGACACGTCTCGAAAAGTTGTATAACGAAAAGGTCGTCCCCGAGCTCCAGAAGGAGTACGGTTACACCTCGTCCATGGAGATCCCCAAAATGGTCAAGATCTCCCTGAACATCGGCCTCGGTGCTGCCAGCCAGAACAGCAAGCTCATCGAAGCCGCCGCCGACGAGTTGACCGCCATCGCCGGGCAGAAGGCCGTGGTCACCCTGGCCAAGAAGTCCATCGCGCAGTTCAAGCTGCGCGAGGGCCAGCCGGTTGGGTGCCGCGTTACCCTGCGCGATGATCTCATGTGGGACTTTTATGACAAGCTCGTGAGCTTCGCTCTGCCCCGGGTCCGCGACTTCCGCGGCGTCCCCGACCGTGGTTTCGACGGTCGCGGCAACTTCACCCTGGGCATCAAGGAACACACCATCTTCCCCGAGCTTGACATCGACAGGGTGGAATTGGTGAAGGGCATGAACGTGACCGTGACCACCACGGCCAAGACCGACAAGGAAGGCAAGACCCTTCTTGACCTCCTTGGCATGCCCTTTAAAAAGTAG
- the rplN gene encoding 50S ribosomal protein L14 gives MIQVESNLDVADNSGAKKVACIKVLGGSKRRYASVGDIIVVSVKEAMPHSKVKKGSVMKAVVVRTKKELGRPDGSFIKFDNNSAVLLNNNMEPVGTRIFGPVARELRAAGFMKIVSLAPEVL, from the coding sequence ATGATTCAGGTTGAATCCAATCTCGACGTGGCTGACAACTCCGGAGCCAAGAAGGTCGCCTGCATCAAGGTGCTCGGTGGTTCCAAACGCCGTTACGCCAGCGTCGGTGATATTATCGTAGTGTCCGTCAAGGAGGCCATGCCCCATTCCAAGGTGAAGAAGGGCTCGGTCATGAAGGCGGTTGTCGTCCGCACCAAGAAGGAACTCGGCCGTCCCGACGGCTCCTTCATCAAGTTCGACAACAACTCCGCCGTGCTGCTGAACAACAACATGGAGCCCGTGGGAACCCGTATTTTCGGCCCCGTGGCCCGTGAACTGCGCGCCGCCGGTTTCATGAAGATCGTTTCCCTCGCTCCCGAGGTTCTGTAA
- the rplV gene encoding 50S ribosomal protein L22 has product MEAKAVAKFIRVSPRKTRIVAENIKGKGVEDALNILRFTPQKPADILSKVLYSAVSNAEQMPGVDVDSLVVASVVVNEGPTWKRIQPRAMGRAYRVRKRTSHITIVVKEQ; this is encoded by the coding sequence ATGGAAGCCAAAGCAGTTGCCAAGTTCATCCGCGTGTCGCCGCGCAAGACCCGCATCGTTGCCGAGAACATCAAGGGCAAGGGCGTCGAGGATGCCCTGAACATCCTGCGGTTCACCCCGCAGAAGCCCGCCGACATCCTCAGCAAGGTGCTGTACTCCGCCGTGTCCAACGCGGAGCAGATGCCCGGCGTGGACGTCGATTCCCTGGTCGTCGCCTCGGTCGTGGTCAATGAAGGGCCCACCTGGAAGCGCATTCAGCCGCGCGCCATGGGCCGCGCCTACCGCGTCCGCAAGCGCACCAGTCACATCACCATCGTAGTCAAGGAACAGTAG
- the rpmC gene encoding 50S ribosomal protein L29: MSNKELREMDDAKLTETLKDARHELFSMRFKHATAQLENTKALSGAKKTIARILTIQRERQGA, encoded by the coding sequence CTGTCCAACAAGGAACTTCGTGAAATGGATGACGCAAAGCTGACCGAGACCCTGAAGGATGCCCGGCATGAGCTGTTCTCCATGCGCTTCAAGCATGCGACGGCCCAGCTGGAAAACACCAAGGCTCTCAGCGGCGCAAAAAAGACCATCGCCCGTATCCTGACCATTCAGCGGGAACGGCAGGGAGCGTAA
- the rplB gene encoding 50S ribosomal protein L2, with protein MATRKLKPTSPGRRFQTISDFAEITRTTPEKSLTKGLTQKAGRNNNGRVTMRRRGGGNKSLYRLIDFKRNKLGVPAKVAEIEYDPNRSARIALLHYADGEKRYILAPVGLNQGDVITAGEGADIKPGNAMALTQIPTGTVVHNIELYPGKGGQFCRAAGTYAQLIAKEGKYALLRMPSGEVRKVLAACCATIGQVGNIHHENIKIGKAGRNRWLGRRPKVRGVAMNPIDHPLGGGEGRSSGGRHPVSPWGTPAKGYKTRNRKKASSKLIVKRRGQK; from the coding sequence ATGGCAACCCGTAAGCTGAAGCCTACTTCTCCGGGCCGCCGGTTCCAGACCATCTCCGATTTCGCGGAGATCACCCGGACCACTCCCGAGAAGTCGCTGACCAAAGGTCTGACCCAGAAGGCCGGACGTAACAATAACGGTCGTGTCACCATGCGTCGCCGCGGCGGCGGCAACAAGTCCCTGTACCGCCTGATCGACTTCAAGCGGAACAAGCTTGGCGTGCCCGCCAAGGTGGCCGAGATCGAGTACGATCCGAACCGTAGCGCCCGCATCGCCCTGCTGCACTACGCGGACGGCGAGAAGCGCTACATCCTGGCCCCTGTCGGGCTGAACCAGGGCGACGTCATCACCGCCGGTGAAGGCGCCGACATCAAGCCCGGCAACGCCATGGCTCTGACCCAGATCCCGACCGGTACCGTCGTGCACAACATCGAGCTGTACCCGGGCAAGGGCGGCCAGTTCTGCCGCGCCGCCGGCACCTACGCCCAGCTCATCGCCAAGGAAGGCAAGTACGCGCTCCTGCGCATGCCCTCCGGCGAGGTCCGCAAGGTGCTGGCCGCCTGCTGCGCCACCATCGGCCAGGTTGGTAACATTCATCACGAGAACATCAAGATCGGTAAGGCCGGACGCAATCGTTGGCTTGGCCGTCGCCCGAAGGTCCGTGGTGTGGCAATGAACCCGATCGATCACCCGCTGGGTGGTGGTGAGGGCCGCAGTTCCGGTGGTCGCCATCCGGTGTCCCCGTGGGGTACCCCGGCCAAGGGCTACAAGACCCGGAACCGCAAGAAGGCTTCCTCGAAGCTCATCGTCAAACGCCGCGGCCAGAAGTAG
- the fusA gene encoding elongation factor G, which produces MARKVPREKQRNIGIMAHIDAGKTTTTERILFYTGVSHKIGEVHDGEATMDWMVQEQERGITITSAATTCFWKEHRINIIDTPGHVDFTMEVERALRVLDGAVAVFDSVAGVEPQSETVWRQADRYHVPRMAFVNKMDRIGADFFRCVRMMKNRLGAKAVPLQLPIGAEDDFMGVVDLIEGKAYIYDHLDHGASFTTTEVPAELQDQYEEMRAEMIEAIAEEDESLLEKYMAEEEITPDEIREGVRKATTNLAICPVLCGTAFRNKGVQPLLDAVVDYLPSPLDIPPMKGTDPQNVETIIECPCDDDEPMAALAFKLMTDPFVGHLTFLRLYSGKIESGATFMNAATGKKERIGRLLKMHANKREEIKEAYAGDIVAAVGLKNVATGDTLCDLKRAVVLESLDIPEPVIEVAIEPKTKADRDTLSAALAKLTKEDPSFRVKGDEETGQTLIAGMGELHLEIIVDRLLREFNVNANVGAPRVAYRETISAPNKVDVKHAKQSGGRGQYGHVVIEVEPNPEKGYEFVDEIKGGVIPKEYIPAVDKGIQDAMKNGIVAGFPVVDVKVKLVFGSFHEVDSSEQAFYIAGSLAIKEACRGAKPVLLEPIMSVEVVTPEDYLGDVMGDLNGRRGRVGEMEARTGVQVIRSFVPLSEMFGYATDLRSKTQGRATFTMQFDHYERLPANLAEELMKGND; this is translated from the coding sequence GTGGCGAGAAAAGTACCTAGAGAGAAACAGCGCAACATTGGTATCATGGCCCACATCGATGCGGGCAAGACTACCACTACCGAGCGAATCCTGTTCTACACCGGCGTGTCCCACAAGATCGGTGAGGTCCATGATGGCGAAGCCACCATGGACTGGATGGTTCAGGAGCAGGAACGCGGCATCACCATCACGTCCGCCGCGACCACCTGCTTCTGGAAAGAGCACCGCATCAACATCATCGACACCCCGGGCCACGTGGACTTCACCATGGAAGTCGAGCGCGCCCTGCGCGTCCTGGACGGCGCCGTCGCCGTTTTCGACTCCGTGGCAGGCGTCGAGCCGCAGTCCGAGACCGTGTGGCGCCAGGCCGACCGGTATCACGTGCCCCGCATGGCCTTCGTCAACAAGATGGACCGCATCGGCGCTGATTTCTTCCGTTGTGTCCGTATGATGAAGAACCGTCTGGGCGCCAAGGCTGTGCCTCTGCAGTTGCCCATCGGGGCCGAGGACGACTTTATGGGCGTCGTCGACCTGATCGAGGGCAAGGCCTATATCTACGACCACCTGGATCACGGCGCGAGCTTCACCACCACGGAAGTGCCCGCCGAGTTGCAGGACCAGTATGAAGAGATGCGCGCCGAGATGATCGAGGCCATTGCCGAGGAGGACGAAAGCCTGCTCGAGAAGTACATGGCCGAAGAGGAGATCACCCCGGACGAGATCCGCGAGGGCGTGCGCAAGGCGACCACCAACCTGGCCATCTGCCCGGTCCTGTGCGGCACCGCGTTCCGCAACAAGGGCGTGCAGCCGCTGCTGGACGCCGTTGTCGACTACCTGCCCAGCCCGCTGGACATCCCGCCCATGAAGGGCACGGACCCGCAGAACGTCGAGACCATCATCGAGTGCCCCTGCGACGACGACGAGCCCATGGCCGCGCTGGCCTTCAAGCTCATGACCGACCCCTTCGTCGGTCACCTGACCTTCCTGCGCCTCTACTCGGGCAAGATCGAGTCCGGCGCCACGTTCATGAACGCGGCCACCGGCAAGAAGGAGCGCATCGGTCGTCTTTTGAAAATGCACGCCAACAAGCGTGAGGAAATCAAAGAGGCGTACGCCGGCGACATCGTCGCCGCCGTCGGCCTCAAGAACGTGGCCACCGGCGATACCCTGTGCGACCTCAAGCGCGCTGTGGTTCTGGAGTCCCTGGACATCCCGGAGCCGGTCATCGAAGTGGCCATCGAACCCAAGACCAAGGCAGACCGTGACACCCTGTCCGCCGCCCTCGCCAAGCTGACCAAGGAGGATCCGTCCTTCCGCGTCAAGGGCGACGAGGAGACCGGACAGACCCTGATCGCCGGAATGGGCGAGTTGCACCTCGAGATCATCGTTGACCGCCTGCTGCGCGAGTTCAACGTGAACGCCAACGTGGGCGCCCCCCGCGTGGCCTATCGGGAGACCATCTCCGCGCCGAACAAGGTCGATGTCAAGCATGCCAAGCAGTCGGGTGGCCGTGGCCAGTACGGCCACGTCGTCATCGAGGTCGAGCCCAACCCCGAGAAGGGCTACGAGTTCGTGGACGAGATCAAGGGCGGCGTGATTCCCAAGGAATACATCCCCGCCGTGGACAAGGGCATCCAGGATGCCATGAAGAACGGCATCGTGGCCGGGTTCCCGGTCGTGGATGTGAAGGTCAAACTGGTCTTCGGCTCCTTCCATGAAGTCGACTCCAGCGAACAGGCCTTCTACATCGCCGGTTCCCTGGCCATCAAGGAAGCCTGCAGAGGCGCCAAGCCGGTGCTGCTCGAGCCGATCATGTCGGTGGAAGTGGTCACTCCCGAGGACTACCTCGGTGACGTCATGGGTGATTTGAACGGCCGCCGCGGCCGCGTGGGCGAAATGGAAGCCCGCACGGGCGTGCAGGTCATCCGGTCCTTCGTGCCGCTGTCCGAGATGTTCGGATACGCCACGGACCTCCGTTCCAAGACCCAGGGCCGTGCCACCTTCACCATGCAGTTCGACCACTACGAGCGGCTGCCCGCCAATTTGGCCGAAGAGTTGATGAAAGGAAACGATTAA
- the rpsJ gene encoding 30S ribosomal protein S10 codes for MAASMASDRIRIKLRAYDYRILDKAVTEIVDTARNTGAAIAGPVPLPTDIHRTTVQKSVHVDKKSREQFEMRIHKRLLDILEPTQQTVDALGKLSLPAGVDVEIKL; via the coding sequence ATGGCTGCTTCGATGGCGAGCGATCGCATCAGAATCAAACTGAGAGCATACGATTACCGTATTCTGGACAAGGCTGTCACCGAAATCGTTGACACCGCCCGGAATACCGGTGCGGCAATCGCCGGCCCCGTGCCGCTGCCCACCGACATTCATCGTACCACCGTCCAGAAGTCCGTGCACGTGGACAAAAAGTCCCGCGAGCAGTTCGAGATGCGCATCCACAAGCGTCTCCTGGACATTCTTGAACCCACTCAGCAGACGGTCGACGCCCTGGGCAAGCTTTCGCTGCCCGCCGGCGTGGACGTCGAGATCAAGCTCTAG